Part of the Drosophila santomea strain STO CAGO 1482 chromosome 2L, Prin_Dsan_1.1, whole genome shotgun sequence genome is shown below.
CTTGTTTGGCTGCCGCCTGAAGGCGTTCCATCGGCAGATTTCTCAAATGCGAACTGTCGCTTTTGAGGAGCAGGCTCTGGACCAATTCATTTACCAACTTATCGCTAACCACGCGTTGGTTCTTGGTCGACGGCCCCATAATGGGGGAGGCAGGACTATTTGGCGTCGAGGGATTGTCCGCATCAATGCTCGTATTCTTACGAAGCGGCAGCGAAAGTCGTTCTCTGCGCTGCGTCATGGTCTCCGCGTCATTCAGAGCTCCTGGATTTTGGCGCCTGGTAATGGACACATTGTGGACAATCTTCCTGCGACTGGGCTTAAGCTGAAATTCATCGGCGGTTTGGACTCCCGCTTCTGGAACATCATTTTCGTCCTGCAACAGCTTAAAGAGCCTGGAATGTGTGGCTGCCCGCTGGTAGCTGGTCATCTTGCGCAGCTCCGGAAAACTCTCGGACTCTGTGTCCGTCTCAGACAGATGACGATTCATGTCCGTTACCCCGGAGTCGTCCTCCTCGATCTCCGACTCGGAACGCTGAGTGCTGCTGTTTCGCGAGAGGGTTCCCTTACCATAGGCACTATCCACTGATAGGGATTGCTTCGGTAATCCCTTAGTGCCATCGCTTGTTGCCGACGGAATAACCTCAAAGGCACTGATCCTGTCACGCACCGATATCTTGGGTGTTTCGCTAAACTTCTCCACGGCAAGATCAGGAAGTCCGTTGACAAGGCGCTTCACTTCCGGTTCGGGCTCCACATAGACCTCTGGTAGTTGGGGCTCCATATTGGTTGGAGTTGCAGCACCTCGCTCCTCTTCCTCGGATTCGGCTATCGCCGGCTTATGCTCCTCTACGATGACGCCATCCTCGCCTACTAACTGGTACTCACCGGGTGGTCCCAGGTCCACTTCTTGTGGCTCTTCGACTTCCAGGATAACACTGCTGCGATTGGGACTGGCATTTTTTTGCGGAGGCGAATGCTGACCATCGATCGAGGTGTTGAAGAAGGCCATGGCCTGTCGGTAGTTGTGCCGTTTCTGTTCGGCTTCCTCGAACTGTTCTTTTTTGGATCGTTCCTTTTCCATGTCCGCCCAGAAATCGGTTTCATCCTCATTATCATCAGCTTCCTGTGGTGGTGGGGCCCATGTATAAACTGTAGCTGGCTCGTGCATCGAGGCCAGGGACATGGTGTCCATATGGCTAAGATTGCTTTCCTGGACTTCTTCCCGAGGCTTCTCCTTCTGCTCCAGGTCCTTTTCTTCCTCCGtgtcgtcctcctcctcctctgaGCTCTCGTGTTCAAGTTCCTCAAATTGCTCGGCAAGAATCTTTTCCTCTTCCACCGCGGGATCAACAATTTCGGGCTCGTGACCTCTGGCTGCTTCTAGGGTGGCCCATACATCAATTTCTACCGCTGCTTCATCGGGTAACTTTGCTCTGAAGGCTTTGATTTCCACCGGTTTGTAAGGGGTTTCCTCTATAGAATTTTGTCGTTCTTTGCGAGCCCAGAAAGTTGCTGACCTATGGAAAGTGACATCTTCGTCGTCATCTTCTGCTGGGTTGCGTCTGGCTTCGATCTCGGCCCAGAAGTCAATCTCCTCATCAGTATCCACCTCGCGGGGCTCTGCAGGATACTTTGTGGGATCATAGGTGATGTCATTGGGCTTTTCTTCATCTTCGTAAGTACCAGATGTTTCAATGTTGGCCCAGAAGTCAACGTCCTCATCTGGTTGGTTGGGTTGTTCTGTCACTCTCTGAGGGGGTTCTGAATTGTATTCTGTACGTTCCCAGGTTGCACTGACTTTGTTTTCCATCTCATCTTGATTTACTAATCCCCAGAAATCCGTTTCTTCTCCCTGAGTCTCCTCTTGCGGTTGTTcaatttctttttgcttttcctcAACTACAAAATGCACCTCGGCTTTTTGGGGCATTGGTAACGATTCCAATTGAGCCCTAAACGTTGTTGTCCAGTGCTCCACCCTAGTCACTGCCTCCTTTTGCAAAGGGGTGTAGGTTACGGTCTTCTTTTTCTTGGTCCACTGTTTTTCTTCCTTATCAGAGGTATCCTTTTTTTCTATGCTTGCCCAGAAGTCGACTTCCTCAGCTGCATCTTCTTGCTCTTTGGGCTCGGTTTCCTTTGATGTCGTAGCAAAGGTGGACCAGAAGCTATTCTTGGCTGCCTCCAGCGAAGCCTGAGTCTTGGACATATCACCAGAAATGGGTCTTGGTGGTTTTGCCTCAGGAATAGTCTCCTTGGGTCGAAGTTTTGGCTTCTCAGCTTCCGTTTCTACTAGCTTAGAGTCAGGAGTTTTCCAAAAGTTCTTAGACTGCTCCATCATTTTCTGAGCCTGCATTTTTGTGGCCATCAAAGTGGCAAAGAAGTCGAATTCCTCTTTCGGGGAGCTATCAACTTCCGTAACATCGTTCTTTGGTTTCGCTTGATCCCGGGCTATATTATTAGTTACATCATTGGCAATTGTTTCACCCATAAATTTGTTGCGCATACCCAGAGAGAACGAAGTGGAGACGTCTTCTTCACTAGTTTTGATGGGAGTACTTATATCCTCCACTGGATATGCATTGGAGGGCCGATAGGGTTGAGCAACCTTCTCCACTGAATTTGAGCGCGAAGAGTTTGACAAACTGATGGTCACACTGACTTCACAgtcatcatcctcatcatcacTTTCGACCTTGGCCACACTGAATGAGCTTACGATGTTGGGCTGTTTTTCTTCGATCTGTGTTGTCTTACCGACTTCTACAGTGGCAATGTTTTCATCGTTAGAACTGCGACTGAAGGAGAAGCGAAGTGGCAAACGTACTGTTACCGAGTTGGACtcatcatcctcatcgtcatcatcgtcattTTCTTCGATTTGCTTTTCAATATCATCAACTAAGGTGGATCGGGAGTCATCCTTTCGAATTACTGTCTTGGCATATTCACTACTGCGTTCTAGTTCGCTCTCTTCCTCGTATATAACACTTAGGTCCTCCTCTACAATGTAATCATCTTCCATTTCCTCGACCAATCCCTCGTGCTCCTCCTCGATCTGTTCCTCCTCATCGTACATTTCATCCGCTGTAGTCacatcatcttcatcatcgCTGCTCTCGGAGTCCAAATGCTGTTCCAGTGTTTTACCTTTGTACACCTGCACATTTGTCACTGACTTAATGGACTGCAAGGGAGCGGGACGAGCTCCCAGCTTAGGGGTATCCTCTTCCTCATCACTGCTCTCTTCCTCCGACTGGCTATCCGAGTTGGAGGCATTTTCGCTGGGGGATCTTTCACCCAGCTCCTTGGCTTGCTCACCTGCATAGTTCTTCTGCAGCTGCTTGGAGAGATTGGCCTGGGTGTTCCCACTGGCTATTTTGTTGATATTGGCCAGTCGTTGGCTCAGCACATCGATGACCTCGTGATTGTTGGTGCAAATATTTCGGGCCTTCGGTTTGCTGACCACCTCCTCTATCTCCACAGAGTGCGCCCGTTTTGGTGGCTCTCGTGGCTCCACTCGGATGTGATGCTTCATAATAACCTGTGAGGGTATATCATCGGTACTGGGAGTGATGATTATATCCGGTAGAACACTGCTGGCTCTGCTCTCTTCTGTGGAACTCTGGCTGTAACTGGGAGCCACTGGATAGGGATACGGGTGACCATAGGGTGGCATGGCATGAAACTGAGGATAGCCGGGGGGCATTTGAACTTCCCCAGGTTGTTGTCCATAGGGCGGCATGGGAGGCGGATAATATGGGTAGTAATAGGGATATGGTGGAAATCCTTCTGCCTGCTTGCCATCCATCGATTGTGGTGGAGGTGGCGGTGGATATGAATAGGGATATGGCCAGGGAGCTCCCTCACCATTGActggtggaggtggtggcaTGTACCACGGATACGGATACCCGAAGGCATAGGGATACTGAGGTGGAACCGATTGGGATCGGGGTGGCTGTGGGGGACAAGAGCTATCCGAACTAAGAGATGAGTTTGATGAATGTGTGGTGGGTTCTGTGCAGGATGATGATGAGggtgtggttgtggttgtggatgtggatgatgtGTAGCTATGACGTTTATTGGTTTTACTGTTAATcttattatgattattattattttcagtACTTCCGTTGTtactgttattattattataattattattgtttggGGATTCGTTCAGTTCAACATTTTCCAAATCCGAGTCCAGCTCGGTGTGAATTTTATGGTCTGAGGTCGGTTTTGTGGTACACGGTTATCAAAtataaaagaagaaaaagagaAATAGACACGGTGAGAGTGCGAACAAAATGTTGGTTGATCCGATCAATTGCGATCTGAATAACTGATTGGTTAAATGGTAAAGCGAGCTATGTACAAGTAAATGGCGCATGAGTAAAAGCAAAATGTTGTGGGATGCTCAAAATTAATATCAAAAGCCATTGGGATTAGGTCAATTTAGTGTCTGGACACCATTCAGCAAAAAAGGTGAAATCTCTCAAAAAAggttttataaaaattacGATCCTTGGTGCAATGCTCCATGTGCTTGTTTCTGAGTGAACGTGTGATCAGTAGGATTAGTGATGCTCTATGGTTTCTGAGTATATATACAGCCATGATTTTTGTCTGATGTATGTATTGGTTTTAAATCTTGTAACTTAATTTCAGAAAACGATGTATCCTTTGCAGTGTATCAGTTGGCACCTTGGCTTCTTGGCACATCTGTACTTACCGGCATTTTCAGGTGTTGTCATTGCCTGTAGAATTTTGAATGATCGACTGGGTATAGCGCTGCCGGTGTATTTTTTGGGTTCCGGAGCTTGCTGTTCACTTGGCGGCAcatattgctgttgttgttgttgggggGTATCTAAAGGAAAACGATAAGTTTTTTACTTAAAGTATTAAATTTTCCGTGCTTTCATCGTGTTAAAAAGTATCCATACTTAATTCTTACCATATCGTTGTTGCGTAAATCGGTTTTGAGCTGACACGCCGTTACCTGAAATAAACATTTACTTTGTAAACTAAAGCCAACTAATTGAAggaatttttttaataatatagtTAGGTTTCTACTTAGTAGTGCTGCATAATTTTGGCATAGCACCAGTTCTAGCGAGTCTAGTCAGGACAGACACAGTAAGCTGGTTAGTTTCTATCAACCAGAAGGTGCTCTGTGGCTAAAAGCGGTTTTAGGTGTTAGTAGAAGGTTACCCAAGGACCCAAGGACACTCCCCAAGGATTACGATCTTTCACCACAACTACACTCTTACCCACCGCTATGTACGGTATTATGTATAAGAAGTGATATCTGAGGATGGGCGAGGAGCAATGAGGAGGTCAGC
Proteins encoded:
- the LOC120443912 gene encoding uncharacterized protein LOC120443912 isoform X10, whose translation is MATSTLQSPSPSPSTASVSAKNPQLKRVVYSKYRELLGSYNDKANAIIDTLPAYMVRQDRGFQFSSDLPVNAADANRNGLESSYGQRGGGGSGNGGYEAPACVQNAMMTKDKKPFTYTPGGIDLSQIRSERMAKRLARNAQSEGANGAAQQNRPAQPQSPGGAASAIGAAAMGMPFQVLPPPPPPPQPQSGPRPSAASVESSYSPYTPTQQVPPVAKSPPVQYQQPTPPATPPQQQQQQLQQQLQQPEQQSATRSEFRSVPMPTSPAVNVYTRQTDSPRSHFEPQQQQQQQQQQQRSTESPFRFAQQQLQQSPQQRPPTAISPLAQVQQQQQQQLQQQQQQLQQLQQQQFQQQQLQQQQQQQQQQQQLQQQAAQSVPWRTQRAQPGAQQQQESHPQPIYNNVQQQQRSRDVFSPARNETPAANTFNSQQQQQNFGTQQNQFGGAAKPTNVGSLYIAPLAQPTEPQAQRIVLQQQQQSSARDSPMRQLPQQQQQPQNNQPMRWLSSQPASKEQAPWARPEENGNVLPSTLRQTTPAPQPQVVPQSQPQQQQQTSFYQPQLVQGNGYGPTPITAAPISLQNFGSSPQPGGLRLQINLNTNGNSSNNTNQSAPRERIIPITLEQTPTYAAAQPNFGGYQNYPPQAQRVLSPSQPSSTSNNTNGNGNATRLIPIAIEGGRGGPVSQSPVLLQNDPRSPPIQSKSFRILQKITDTVDDGSGNGDLRQDSRQDLQQTPQEAELQRPQFARQMSAQQARNSPTIEQMRRLQIGQDQPNNNQQSGTPLTWSPQGNGVSAQNRFTQQRYDTPQQQQQQYVPPSEQQAPEPKKYTGSAIPSRSFKILQAMTTPENADHKIHTELDSDLENVELNESPNNNNYNNNNSNNGSTENNNNHNKINSKTNKRHSYTSSTSTTTTTPSSSSCTEPTTHSSNSSLSSDSSCPPQPPRSQSVPPQYPYAFGYPYPWYMPPPPPVNGEGAPWPYPYSYPPPPPPQSMDGKQAEGFPPYPYYYPYYPPPMPPYGQQPGEVQMPPGYPQFHAMPPYGHPYPYPVAPSYSQSSTEESRASSVLPDIIITPSTDDIPSQVIMKHHIRVEPREPPKRAHSVEIEEVVSKPKARNICTNNHEVIDVLSQRLANINKIASGNTQANLSKQLQKNYAGEQAKELGERSPSENASNSDSQSEEESSDEEEDTPKLGARPAPLQSIKSVTNVQVYKGKTLEQHLDSESSDDEDDVTTADEMYDEEEQIEEEHEGLVEEMEDDYIVEEDLSVIYEEESELERSSEYAKTVIRKDDSRSTLVDDIEKQIEENDDDDDEDDESNSVTVRLPLRFSFSRSSNDENIATVEVGKTTQIEEKQPNIVSSFSVAKVESDDEDDDCEVSVTISLSNSSRSNSVEKVAQPYRPSNAYPVEDISTPIKTSEEDVSTSFSLGMRNKFMGETIANDVTNNIARDQAKPKNDVTEVDSSPKEEFDFFATLMATKMQAQKMMEQSKNFWKTPDSKLVETEAEKPKLRPKETIPEAKPPRPISGDMSKTQASLEAAKNSFWSTFATTSKETEPKEQEDAAEEVDFWASIEKKDTSDKEEKQWTKKKKTVTYTPLQKEAVTRVEHWTTTFRAQLESLPMPQKAEVHFVVEEKQKEIEQPQEETQGEETDFWGLVNQDEMENKVSATWERTEYNSEPPQRVTEQPNQPDEDVDFWANIETSGTYEDEEKPNDITYDPTKYPAEPREVDTDEEIDFWAEIEARRNPAEDDDEDVTFHRSATFWARKERQNSIEETPYKPVEIKAFRAKLPDEAAVEIDVWATLEAARGHEPEIVDPAVEEEKILAEQFEELEHESSEEEEDDTEEEKDLEQKEKPREEVQESNLSHMDTMSLASMHEPATVYTWAPPPQEADDNEDETDFWADMEKERSKKEQFEEAEQKRHNYRQAMAFFNTSIDGQHSPPQKNASPNRSSVILEVEEPQEVDLGPPGEYQLVGEDGVIVEEHKPAIAESEEEERGAATPTNMEPQLPEVYVEPEPEVKRLVNGLPDLAVEKFSETPKISVRDRISAFEVIPSATSDGTKGLPKQSLSVDSAYGKGTLSRNSSTQRSESEIEEDDSGVTDMNRHLSETDTESESFPELRKMTSYQRAATHSRLFKLLQDENDVPEAGVQTADEFQLKPSRRKIVHNVSITRRQNPGALNDAETMTQRRERLSLPLRKNTSIDADNPSTPNSPASPIMGPSTKNQRVVSDKLVNELVQSLLLKSDSSHLRNLPMERLQAAAKQALVEEMDSAQENSSLDSTPAPTPKHDKEYSDYYNSWCEASGSGDEVLPSKSFRALQDPRRSPWTVRCPRVLSSKTINRDLARVTESPEIANGRGSKSPECFRQNSHSQSRERSVSSWRRV